The following proteins come from a genomic window of Heyndrickxia acidicola:
- a CDS encoding MFS transporter: protein MKTVTVGERSIGGLPMGVVWGFVATLIFMAGDGLEHAWLSPYLIEKGLTVQQSATLFAVYGGVLAVASYFSGVLTEMWGPRKVMIIGMIAWLVGQVLFIQYGLKPNNYAVMLPTYGLRGLGYPLFCYSFLVWVTYRSPDRILATAVGLFWACWSGGLYVVGSFFPAFMLPKIGYIGLLWSAVIWVFVGGLVGVLVVKDDAMGQAGNGKEKLKSLISGLTICMEQPKVAIGGVVRIINSTGIGSLPIFFPLYLKSKYGFTTEQWLQVWGTMWFANIIFNLIIPYISDKWLGWRKTIMWLGSFGMGVMLLVLLYTPQIFGSSFLALNIVGIIMGIVLCGFVPLSALVASMAPEKKGSAMAIVSFGAGMSYFIAPAIVGAFIGLIGVHGVMWIFAGMYFLGTVLMHFMKVPSEERKTAKNVRLQKQARQGHTGF, encoded by the coding sequence ATGAAAACGGTAACAGTTGGGGAACGTAGTATTGGCGGCCTTCCAATGGGGGTTGTTTGGGGATTTGTTGCAACATTAATATTCATGGCCGGGGACGGTCTCGAGCATGCATGGTTATCACCATATCTTATTGAAAAGGGATTGACTGTTCAACAGTCTGCTACTCTTTTTGCAGTATATGGAGGCGTGTTGGCCGTTGCGTCGTACTTTTCTGGTGTACTCACAGAAATGTGGGGTCCCAGAAAAGTCATGATCATTGGAATGATTGCTTGGCTGGTTGGTCAAGTTCTATTTATTCAATATGGTTTAAAGCCAAACAATTACGCCGTTATGCTGCCAACATATGGGCTTAGAGGCTTGGGCTATCCTTTATTTTGCTATTCATTTTTAGTGTGGGTTACTTATCGCAGTCCGGATCGGATTTTAGCAACTGCTGTAGGACTGTTTTGGGCATGTTGGAGCGGTGGGCTTTATGTTGTAGGTAGTTTTTTTCCGGCCTTCATGCTGCCAAAGATCGGATATATCGGTCTGTTATGGAGTGCAGTGATTTGGGTGTTTGTTGGAGGTTTAGTTGGTGTGCTTGTTGTTAAAGATGATGCAATGGGACAAGCTGGCAATGGAAAAGAAAAGTTGAAGAGCTTAATAAGCGGTTTAACCATTTGTATGGAACAACCGAAAGTGGCAATAGGCGGCGTGGTCCGGATTATTAATTCGACAGGCATTGGTTCATTGCCAATCTTTTTCCCGCTGTACTTGAAATCTAAATATGGATTCACAACGGAACAATGGCTTCAAGTATGGGGAACCATGTGGTTTGCGAATATCATATTTAACCTTATCATTCCTTATATTAGTGATAAATGGTTGGGCTGGCGCAAAACGATTATGTGGCTTGGCAGCTTTGGCATGGGTGTAATGTTGCTGGTTTTGCTTTATACACCGCAAATTTTTGGAAGCAGTTTCTTGGCCTTAAATATTGTCGGGATCATCATGGGAATTGTTCTTTGTGGTTTTGTTCCGCTTTCTGCTCTGGTAGCTTCAATGGCACCTGAGAAAAAAGGTTCTGCGATGGCCATTGTAAGCTTTGGTGCGGGAATGTCCTACTTTATCGCACCGGCAATCGTTGGCGCTTTTATCGGACTCATTGGTGTTCATGGGGTTATGTGGATCTTCGCGGGCATGTACTTCCTTGGTACGGTACTAATGCATTTTATGAAGGTGCCTTCTGAAGAAAGAAAAACCGCAAAGAATGTTAGGTTGCAGAAACAAGCACGTCAAGGTCATACTGGTTTTTAG
- a CDS encoding putative quinol monooxygenase, translated as MIIIHAYFKVNPQNRNEFLELAEMVTNSSQAEDGNISYQYYEAPEGTNHFLFLEKWKDEKAIQEHEQTSHFKSFVKEVEKLINEPFKADLYSATVIK; from the coding sequence ATGATTATTATCCATGCATACTTCAAGGTCAATCCTCAGAATCGGAACGAATTCCTGGAGCTGGCTGAGATGGTAACGAATTCCTCGCAAGCAGAGGATGGCAATATTAGTTATCAATACTATGAAGCTCCGGAAGGTACCAATCACTTTCTCTTTTTAGAGAAATGGAAGGATGAAAAAGCAATACAAGAGCATGAACAAACCTCCCACTTTAAAAGTTTTGTGAAAGAAGTGGAAAAATTGATTAATGAACCGTTTAAAGCTGATTTATATAGTGCAACAGTAATAAAATAA